The Bombus fervidus isolate BK054 chromosome 17, iyBomFerv1, whole genome shotgun sequence DNA segment tttattctACAACcgcaatttaaaatttacgcACCTAGGTTAAAATACAATCGATTCACATATGTATGGTTACCGGGCCAACTATTACGACAACATAAGTCAAACAGGTATGCTTTATTTCAActcttatttatttcgtaaaatttctaGACCTCAACATAAccttacttttattttctcaaaattttacgaCGGTTATAATGCAcaatttgaaattctaatacggttaataaatataatcgattaaaaactgaagatattattatacttaatgaaattcatgtaatattaataaaaacaaaataagaatataacgacgtactttattattttctaaaataaacaCAAATGAAAACTAAGAAGTTTATCTGTATTTATGATTATTCTAGAGATCTGTATATCATAGAAAGTTATGTAATCAATGATAACATTCATATCATATTAGTTAATACAAGTTTACTCCTCTAATTTTTTTagattatacaaatttagtgataatttcatacaaaagagttacaaatttatttagaatattttatattacatcatttgtatatttattatactatatgcagatatatgtatgtgtattgtgtgtgtgtatgtgtgtgtgtgtacacATAATATATGTGTACATAATACATGTATCCACTATAATATATGCTTATAAAAGTAATAGTAACTAAAACAGGCACAGAACCATtactttaaatgttataatgtaCTTGCTATAAACTAATAAACTTACCGTTGAGAGACCAGATATGGGATGGCAAGCTATGTGCTGAGTAAACTCGTCCACTCTCTTCATCAGGATCATCTGATTCAAGTTGTGGCAAACCAAGTGCTTGACCAACTCCGACTCCAACTGAGGAAGCAAGACTATTTTGTTCACCAGATGAGAGATCCGGTACTGAACTTAAAGAACGAGCACGTTGCCTACTATCTCCGGATACTCTAGAAGTTTGTGATTGATTTCCTTGCTGGTGTTGATGCTGTAACATGCTAACACCTCCAGGAAGGGAACGTAGCATAGAAAATCCTTGCATTGCAGTTTCATTTGCTCCAGTAGAGGATTGTCCATTGCCTCCAGCAGATTGTGCAACAGTACTTGCTTTAGCTCCCATcccaattttaaataataataacgcgTTTGTCAATTTTGGTAAAAGTTTTTGCTTAAACTGAAAATTTTATCCCGCAatcagaagaaaaattaacattCCAAATATTGGTCTTGGCAGTGATACACGCACTGACACAATTTTTGCAAATAGTCCTAGTTTTCTTGGTTCTTTAATGTTATAATAGTAGTTAAAACTTCAATTTTAACTTCAGCAATATTGCAACACTTTGGGATTTAATATAGGCCGGAATTTTGTATACATACACTGCAATAAGCAAGTCATATCGTCCAAAAGCATACTAGCGGCTTGTCACGCAAAACACCCTCCGACATCTTGCTAGAAACTTCCTAGAAGTCAGTGACCAGTGACCAGCTGCTACGGAATGTTCCattcatatatttacattttgtacaaaatgtaattatttatcagtTTACATGAAATTTCCCTAGTAGTACAATATtcgttttatataattcttaatgattgtttatttaaattatactgCATTGTATTATATGCGATTTTATAATGAATTaatcaataatttaaaaaatatgtcgaAAATATCCctagttttattttcaaatttttatattgagtTGTGTATATTTGCAGTTATTCAAATAAtacagatatatatttttcatgtcATATATGTCATATAACTTTTCAATCCTTAtaagtgaaattaaaattccgaAATTCTAAGTAAGTCAGTTTATAATTGTATCTATCTTAAAGTTGTAATATCTATGTTCTTactaatattcttatatatgtTCATGCCCTTCTAGGATCATATAAACAGATCTCGATACTGGCTAGGGAAAACCATCCGAAAATTGAGTCATGAAAAATCAACATGTAAGAAAACAAAGTTCTCGTTCTTGCGAGATATAGAGAGATCAGTAGAGTGTCTTTGTCTCTGTTGAGATATTCACAGTCTTGTCTTCTATATTGATTTTTCATGACTCAATTTTCAGACGGTTTtttcaatgctttcgacattgAGTGGTTAAGACCAATTTATATAATCGTGGTCCTTTCTTACCACGGTCGTATACACAGGGTCTGGAAACTCCAGTGGAAGGGATAAGGTTCTTAATATCCGGAGACGTGTTTTATAAATCAGCCGCTAGCCATAGCGCTGCGATCCATTTGTTAAACTTTTGCATTTAACGCCACCTTTGCTATCCTTACCACTGAaggtgaaaaatataaattaaacttttcataattataattttataacataatttttcaatgtatTTAAGGTAaacatacaatattttatgtaacacggtacaattaattatttaaataaatgtagatTGATATAACACAGAGTACAGTTTAGTTATAGACACGGTCGTATCGGAGATTGCAGATTACAGACACAAGGCGCACTACAGAACCAAGCCTAACAAATCGATTGAAGCGCCTTGAGAGACATTTTTTGACCCAAAAGTGCCTTATCCCCTCCACTGGAGTTTCCAAATCTGAGTGTGTATACAAGAACAGTTATTGCAAAGAGTTATACAACCGTGGTTCCTTACGACTTACGCTTACGACTTAACATCGTGAAATTAGATGCAGATATAAGAGATTCGGTTAAAAAACGATTTGATCAATTTCGATTTATCACATTGGAGTTGAATTAAAAgtactattttaaataaagctATCAGCAGAAATGTCTGCGTGGAGGCAAGCGggattaaagtaaaatatttatttcaagaaTACTTGCttttaatgttaaatatccactattgaaaaatattatataatctgTGTTCACATTttagttatattaattattcgcaAATAGCTGCCAGACTTGTTAGACAAGCTTTAAAAGCAGAGCTCCGATCAGATGCTCTAAAACGCGATGAAATAAACGTGAAATTTACTCAATGGAAAGATGGTAAACCTATTAGTAAGTATATAACTGtaatttttaacttattttgtattatttatacagaAAGACacagtaatatttttaaataacgtgagtttatatatatatataatataatataataaataaatatatatatacatataaatatatattatattatataagatgtgtacatatatatctgtGGCTGTAGGGAAAAATGCTGCATATcacaatttcaaaatgtttgaaTTCATGCATTAATTAAACTGTAGAATATAGGATTCATGTATTTCTCagaaaaaatgcataaaataagTTTTATAGGTTCAAGGAAATAACGTAATTCAATCAAAGTTCAATATTCAATTCATATGCATTAGGCAAAACAATGTGAGTCCACCCAAATTTGGAGAATACGAATACTGTGGTCTCTCATGTGTAATTGCttttatttcctattttcattaatctgtttataccataatttattttatataaaataaaatgaccaaaattatattctacatatatttttattttctcaagaATAGtacattattttgaaaaagacAGTATATACATTACTTTGTGTTACTATCTTATacaattatactataatcctacatataaacattcttttctttatttgcaggtaaaataattatagttaCCAGGTTTTGGATTCTGTTCAATGTAAAGCTATATTATTTCAGTATACTATTTAGTTACGCATAGTTATAAATCATGTACCTTCAAAAATTGATCCATATTCATAAATCAGTATGTGAAAAATACTGAGCAATTCGATCCATTTTAGcacatatgtattatatttcactATATGAAGTATCCTTCACCACTTCAATTCATGTGGCTGTTATTATTTGCAGCGAGAAATGCTTCATGTTGATTCGAATGGTTTCATAGAGAGGCGCATTCTTATGTTAATAGCTTTTTTGTCTGTATGAATTTTGATGTATCAGAAACTTATGAAAGTCAactttgattttttaaatgcgATCATATATCTTTTAATGCATTGATTGATGCAGAAATATTAAccaaaagaaatattagatTGATTAAGAACTATTAATagtttatatgaaaaaaaatttatcaatttaatgTGTAAAGGACAAGGACAGACGCTAAGCGGTATTCTTGTGTTCACGCTGTCTTCGTCTTTCATAcattaaatttcacaaatcaaagttaaaatatttgctaAACTAATTGTTTTACGGTATAAATAGGTTAATAATTCTGTGTAGGGACAAATTGCATTGATtgttgtattataaaatatatgattctgtttaaaaaaatcaaagtTAACCTTCCTGTTAAGTTAAATGCAAAATTAAACTTCACAAGTCCCCCTGACACGTCTACTCATAAAAAAACTGATAAGATCAGAATTGAAGTAGTAATATTTGGCGAACCACCTTGTATAGTGTTGTTGAATTTGATGCAtgtgtttattaaattttgctAAAACAATTCTAAGACATTCGTCATATAAGATGCAAGATTACACTGAACAGAAACGCGTTAACAGAAGAATGCTCGCTTATCGTGTTTATATTTTGATTTGGAAAAACAATTTAACTGCGATATGATCGAACAGAATAACGCAAGTCCACTGAACATTTGAACTGCTCgttctattttctattctgCTTATTACTATTTACGTtagttatacaaatatatagtattatgcaAAGTGAAGGAAATATGCATTTATACTATAGAAAAATGACCATGAAACCATGAAATGATCATGATGTTAAGAACATTAAATGattattaaatgattaatatttCGAAACTGAATACTTGTGATATGCAACGTTCTTCCTTACAGccatagatatatatacaaaattgttgtacacaatacaaaatacatgcataatgttaaattttaaaaattacatgtaTAGCAGAATAAGGAGATCAAAACTGCCCTTGAATAGATTTTAATATGTGATGAATCATTCAATAGTTTACCAATAGGAAACATCATAAGTCAATTCTCAGTCCTTTATCTTGACTGAAAAGATAGTTACAGGGTAAACTCGGATTATCCGTTGTTTGCCTACTTAATGGCATGTTAAAATCCTGAAAAAATTCTAGGATATTGTAGACACAGTGTGTATGTTAGAGAatatttgtaagaaaaatttaaaaaacgttaagaaattatgaaaaatgtgaattacatattgaaattttagagCGACtactttctcatttttatgTATTGGCATAGttattaactttaattttgtgGTAAGATGTATCATAGTTAAAAAGATGGAAAACTATTTTTGTCATGATATTTTGGATGAAATCATGAGATATTATTTGAATCTCATCGTTTTCGGTTTCGCCACAGTCGGCAATAGTTCTGTTTAATCTACTAAATATACAGACCTTCATAGCCCTCATTGTCATATTTGGCCTGCGATTTACTTCCACCAAATCGCTATAAATAAACTGAATACCAAATAGCTTAGAAAACATTCCTGTCTTTATCTGTTCAGAGATATTCATTCTTTCCCCATACTTTTACATTGCATAaggttttttttatatatgtacgtttAAAATCTTTTCTATCAACCATTTATTGTTACTCCATTAACTGTTATTGTCCGTGCCAGTTATCCTCTTGTCTTCTGTATCAAAGGCAGCTCTTAAGCCTACAAAAACGGTAATCATTCTCCCCTTCTTTTCTCACTTTCCATCTTATgatataatttagaaaatatatttaattcattaccTCTGTCTCTCAAACATATCTGAGTATTACAGGCATTCACCTTTTCACTTGGTACCATACAAAAGTGAAAAGAAATCCTCTGAACTATCTGAGATACTTTATAGCGGCAAGGAAGTACTTCCGTCACGCGCTGATATATGATTTTACTCGTTGATTTACATCATATGAACTTTTGatcaatatgtatatatatatatacttttataattatgGGTTCACCAGAAATAACCAAGTAG contains these protein-coding regions:
- the LOC139996226 gene encoding E3 ubiquitin-protein ligase ZNRF2, which gives rise to MGAKASTVAQSAGGNGQSSTGANETAMQGFSMLRSLPGGVSMLQHQHQQGNQSQTSRVSGDSRQRARSLSSVPDLSSGEQNSLASSVGVGVGQALGLPQLESDDPDEESGRVYSAHSLPSHIWSLNGLKCPVCSKFVLPDDIECHLVMCLTKPRLSYNEDILSDEKGECVICLEELQSGDVIARLPCLCIYHKSCIDKWFQVNRSCPEHPGD
- the LOC139996231 gene encoding protein stunted isoform X1 is translated as MSAWRQAGLNYINYSQIAARLVRQALKAELRSDALKRDEINVKFTQWKDGKPITEKQ
- the LOC139996231 gene encoding protein stunted isoform X2, with the protein product MSAWRQAGLNYINYSQIAARLVRQALKAELRSDALKRDEINVKFTQWKDGKPIKNP